A segment of the Nitrospirota bacterium genome:
ATCCGGTGCAGGAGCGAATTTTGGAGAGTGGTTAATCCACTCTTTTATTTTTAGTTTACATGGTATCCAGGGAGATAATAAGGAAGAAGGTAAGGGAACTGGCAAGGGAAGCCACAGAGATAGCAGGGGTTGAGCTCTTTGATGTGGAGCTGCTCGGACAGAGGGGAAAGATGATCGTAAGGGTTATCATCGACAATGAGCAGGGGATCGGCATAAAGGACTGTGAACGTGTCAGCAAACAACTGGAGGCCTTGCTCGATGTGGAAGACCCGATTCAGGGCTCTTACACCCTGGAGGTGACCACCCCGGGGCTTGACAGGCCACTCAGGGGTATAGAGGATTTTGAGCGGTTCAAGGGCAGGTTGGCAAGGGTGGTAACCACGGAGAGGATAGCCAATCAGACATTCTTTGTCGGGAGGATAAAGTCCGTAAAGGGGGACACTATAGTCCTCGAGCTTGAGAATAAAGAGGTTGAGATACCCTACAAAATTGTCTCAAAGGCAAGACTGGAGATAGAATTTTAATGAATAAAGAGTTTTGTTACATCATTGAACAGATATGCAGGGAAAAGGCGATTCCAAAGGATGCTGTGCTCAAGGCGCTTGAGTCGGCTCTCTTGAGTGCTGTCAAGAAGAGGTTTAGTGGTAAAAGGAATGTGGAGTTACGCATTGACCCCCAGACTTGTGAGATTCATCTCTCGGTACTTAAGGATGTTGTTGAGGTGGTTAACAACCCGGAGGAAGAGATATCTCTTGAAGAGGCCCGGAAGATTGATCCCGAAAAGAATCCGGGTGATTATGTTGCCATTCCTTTAGAGCTGCATGATTTTGGCAGGATCGCTGCACAGACGGCAAAGCAGGTTATCGTTCAGAAGGTCAGGGAGGCGGAGCGGGAGATTGTTTACAACGAATTCAAGGATAAGGTTGGCAAGATTGTCAGTGGGGTTGTGACTCGTAAGGAGAGGGGAGTCTATTTTGTAAACCTTGGCAGGATTGAGGCCCAGCTTCCTTACAGGGAGACCCTGCCGGGAGAGAACCTGAAGAGGGGTGATGCTATCAGGGCTCTTGTGCTGGATGTCCGTGTTTCACCAAAGGGGCCGGAGATACTCCTTAGCCGTACTTCACCGGATTTTGTTGCTGAGCTATTCAGGACGGAAGTTCCGGAGATAGATGACAGGATTGTAGTAATTGAAAATATAGTGCGCGAGCCGGGGGAAAGGACAAAGATCGCCGTTACTTCAAATGATCCCTCCATTGACCCTGTAGGGGCCTGTGTCGGAATGAAGGGTACCAGGGTTCAGTCCATTGTCAGGGAACTGAGGGGTGAGAGGATAGATATTATCCCCTGGAGTGATGACCCAAGGATGCTTATCTCAAGGGCGTTAAGCCCTGCTGCAGTCGACAGAATAGGGATAAATGAAGAGGACCGCACTGCCATGGTTGTTGTCAATGACCAGCAACTCTCCATTGCTATAGGAAAACGGGGGCAGAATGTCAGGCTTGCCATGAAGCTGACGGGTTGGGAGATTGACATAATCAGCGAGTCCGAGTATTCAAAGATTAAACAGGATGAGGCTGAGTCTGTCTTTGGAGAGACGATAGATGAGAGCAGAGCTGAGGATGAGGATGAGGATGAGAACGAGGATGAGAACGAGGATGAGAACGAGGATGAGAACGAGGATGAGAACGAGGATGAGAACGAGGATGAGAACGAGGATGAGAACGAGGATGAGAACGATAAGCCAGCGGATTAAATAGCGGATTAATATAGATGTATATTATGTTCAGGTAACGGTCAGGACAGGGGCTGGACTGAGTAACAGCAGGATTTTTTTAATCCCTGCCGTTGCCTGTCTTAGATATGCCTTCACATTCATGAATAAAGACCTCCATGATTATCCCGTCCAGTTTATTAAGGGCATCGGTCCCGGAAAAGCAAAATTACTTGCAAGACTTGGAATAGAAACGGTAGCTGATGCCCTCTACCACATCCCCCACAGATACGAAGACAGAAGGCTGAAGTGCAGGATTGCCGATCTCAGACATGAAGAGCTCCAGTCAGTAACCGGCAGTGTCATCTCAACAGATATTATTAATACCCCCAGAAAGAGGATGAAGATCTTTGAGCTTGTCATCGCTGATGAGACAGGCATTCTGAGGGCGAAGTGGTTCAACCAGCCCTATATGAAGAAACTCTTTTCCCCTGGCAGTACCGTTATCCTCAGCGGTATTGTCAGGAGGGGCCCATACTCGGGAGCCGGACTTGAGATGCAGAATCCCGATTACGAGATTCCCGGCAAAGGGCATGACCGGGACAGCATACATACATCAAGGATTGTGCCCATATACAGGACAACATCAGGCCTTGGGGCAAGGGTCCTCAGGACGATGATGTTCAACATAGTTGACGTTGCTTCTTCCCACCTTGCAGAGTATATGCCTGACGAGATTTTGGAGAGGTATGACCTGCTTCCGATCAAAGAGGTTTTTAAACATATCCATTTCCCCCCGCCGGAGGCTGACCTGGACGACTTAAACAGGGGAGTGAGCGCCTATCACAGGAGGCTTGCATTTGAGGAATTTTTCCTGTTGCAGACAGGTCTTGCGGCCATAAAGAAGGGCAGGGGGGGAGAGAAAGGAATATCTTTCAGGGCAGGGGGCAAGCTGGTTAAAAGAGTGGAGGAGATGCTTCCTTTCAGGCTTACCAATGCCCAGCAAAGGGTTTTTGCGGAGATAGAGGCGGATA
Coding sequences within it:
- a CDS encoding ribosome maturation factor RimP; the protein is MVSREIIRKKVRELAREATEIAGVELFDVELLGQRGKMIVRVIIDNEQGIGIKDCERVSKQLEALLDVEDPIQGSYTLEVTTPGLDRPLRGIEDFERFKGRLARVVTTERIANQTFFVGRIKSVKGDTIVLELENKEVEIPYKIVSKARLEIEF
- the nusA gene encoding transcription termination factor NusA, whose product is MNKEFCYIIEQICREKAIPKDAVLKALESALLSAVKKRFSGKRNVELRIDPQTCEIHLSVLKDVVEVVNNPEEEISLEEARKIDPEKNPGDYVAIPLELHDFGRIAAQTAKQVIVQKVREAEREIVYNEFKDKVGKIVSGVVTRKERGVYFVNLGRIEAQLPYRETLPGENLKRGDAIRALVLDVRVSPKGPEILLSRTSPDFVAELFRTEVPEIDDRIVVIENIVREPGERTKIAVTSNDPSIDPVGACVGMKGTRVQSIVRELRGERIDIIPWSDDPRMLISRALSPAAVDRIGINEEDRTAMVVVNDQQLSIAIGKRGQNVRLAMKLTGWEIDIISESEYSKIKQDEAESVFGETIDESRAEDEDEDENEDENEDENEDENEDENEDENEDENEDENEDENDKPAD